Proteins encoded within one genomic window of Esox lucius isolate fEsoLuc1 chromosome 12, fEsoLuc1.pri, whole genome shotgun sequence:
- the LOC105029144 gene encoding IQ motif and SEC7 domain-containing protein 1 isoform X7, with product MWKYCISSRTISVEGDARPSEIDSGASYRGPVISPDRFEGPLYSHGVQPGPQRPPRRPKLQHSQSILRKQAEEEAIKRSRSLSEGYELSADLQDKQVEMLERKYGGRFITRHAARTIQTAFRQYQMNKNFERLRSSMSENRMSRRIVLSNMRMQFSFEGPEKVHSSYFEGKQVSLTDDGNPLGLVQSECGDMEVHHQANLASHPTSQNDLTDAITELEDAFSRQVKSLAESIDDALNCRSLQGDEGHDPEVLGCPEAEREVAYQVKPHRGTQGRMREDMMASYSDVTLFIDEEELSPSMGLSRGSGDQPSSIESDLRLRSANSSQDYWPLDPKDEGRDTDTSCRSTPSLECQEQRLRVDHLPLLTIEPPSDSSAEHSDRSDRSSIKRPPIYETHAGGHIVASSQASPKHISHGPPPRAQSRDEEAPLRHRHRALESHLAINGSANRQSKSESDFSDGDNDSVNSTSNSNDTINCSSESSSRDSLREQTLSKQTYHKETRNSWDSPVFSNDVIRKRHYRIGLNLFNKKPEKGIQYLTERGFVPDTPVGVAHFLLQRKGLSRQMIGEFLGNRQKQFNRDVLDCVVDEMDFSSMELDEALRKFQNHIRVQGEAQKVERLIEAYSQRYCICNPTVVRQFRNPDTIFILAFAIILLNTDMYSPNVKPERKMKLEDFVKNLRGVDDGEDIPREMLTGIYERIRKRELKTNEDHVSQVQKVEKLIVGKKPIGSLHHGIGCVLSLPHRRLVCYCRLFEVPDPNKLQKLGLHQREIFLFNDLLVVTKIFQKKKNSVTYSFRQSFSLYGMQVLMFENQYYGNGIRLTSAIPGADIKVLINFNAPNPQDRKKFTDDLRESIAEVQEMEKYRIESELEKQKGVVRPSMSQSSGLKKEAGNGNMNRASLDDSYTMGEGLKRSALSSSLRDLSEAGKRGRRSSAGSLDSNMEGSIISSPHTRRRAHAPRGEGPPRGPPVNPNSSSLLGSLFGSKRGKPSSQMHPPLPGHPTLISHMPHPSNLHHTAQQVTQAQLHHSQYCQVQQNPPPYHHHHHYHPPPHTQYHQHPAAYAASAQMHQHVHPHPHVVAPPHSHVAQHNQHSHHGPHSQHAPPHHSQQQGPAPGGPKPKHSGISTVV from the exons CGTGGAGGGGGATGCAAGGCCCAGTGAGATTGACAGTGGAGCCAGCTACCGGGGCCCCGTGATCAGCCCTGACCGCTTTGAGGGCCCCCTCTACAGCCACGGGGTACAGCCGGGACCCCAGCGCCCCCCACGCAGGCCCAAGCTACAGCACTCTCAGTCCATCCTTCGCAAGCAAGCCGAGGAGGAGGCCATCAAAcgctctcgctcgctctctgaGGGCTATGAGCTCTCTGCTGACCTCCAGGACAAACAG GTGGAGATGCTGGAGCGTAAATATGGCGGACGCTTCATAACCCGGCATGCGGCCCGCACCATCCAGACAGCCTTCCGCCAGTACCAGATGAACAAGAACTTTGAACGTCTCCGGAGTTCTATGTCTGAGAACCGCATGTCCCGGCGCATCGTTCTGTCAAACATGAGAATGCAGTTCTCCTTCGAGGGCCCCGAGAAAGTCCACAGCTCCTACTTTGAGGGCAAACAGGTGTCCCTGACCGATGACGGGAACCCCCTGGGCTTGGTACAGTCTGAGTGCGGAGACATGGAGGTCCACCACCAGGCCAACCTGGCATCTCACCCCACCTCCCAGAACGACCTGACGGACGCCATCACGGAGCTGGAGGACGCCTTCTCCAGACAGGTAAAGTCGCTAGCCGAGTCGATCGACGATGCCCTGAACTGCCGCAGCCTTCAGGGAGACGAGGGTCATGACCCCGAGGTCCTGGGCTGCcctgaggcagagagggaggtggcCTATCAAGTGAAGCCTCACCGCGGGACGCAGGGGCGCATGCGAGAGGACATGATGGCATCCTACAGCGACGTGACGCTATTTATCGATGAGGAGGAGCTGTCTCCCTCAATGGGTCTGTCGCGGGGTTCAGGTGACCAGCCCTCCAGCATTGAGTCAGACCTCCGTCTGCGCTCTGCCAACTCCTCCCAGGACTATTGGCCCCTGGATCCCAAGGACGAGGGGCGTGACACGGACACCAGCTGCCGCAGCACGCCCTCTCTGGAGTGCCAGGAACAGCGGCTTAGGGTGGACCACCTCCCCCTCCTGACCATCGAGCCGCCTAGCGACAGCTCAGCCGAGCACAGCGACCGTTCGGACCGCAGCTCCATCAAACGCCCGCCCATCTACGAGACCCACGCGGGCGGCCACATCGTGGCGTCCTCCCAGGCTAGCCCTAAGCACATCTCCCACGGCCCGCCCCCGCGGGCGCAGTCACGGGACGAGGAGGCGCCCCTCCGCCACCGCCACCGGGCGCTGGAAAGCCACCTGGCCATTAACGGCTCGGCCAACCGGCAGAGCAAGTCCGAATCCGACTTCTCGGACGGGGACAACGACAGCGTCAACAGCACGTCCAACTCCAATGACACCATCAACTGTAGCTCCGAGTCGTCGTCCCGGGACAGCCTGAGGGAGCAGACGCTCAGCAAGCAGACGTACCACAAGGAGACGCGCAACAGCTGGGACTCGCCCGTCTTCAGCAACGACGTCATCCGCAAGAGGCACTACCGCATCGGCCTCAACCTCTTCAACAA gaaGCCAGAGAAAGGTATCCAGTACCTGACTGAGAGGGGTTTTGTCCCAGACACACCTGTGGGTGTGGCTCACTTCCTGCTTCAGAGGAAGGGCCTGAGCAGGCAGATGATTGGAGAGTTTCTGGGCAACAGGCAGAAACAGTTCAACAGAGACGTCCTGGA CTGTGTGGTGGATGAGATGGATTTCTCGTCAATGGAGCTGGACGAGGCACTGAGAAAGTTCCAGAACCATATCCGGGTCCAGGGAGAGGCCCAGAAGGTGGAGCGCCTCATTGAAGCCTACAG CCAACGCTACTGCATCTGTAACCCCACGGTGGTGCGACAGTTTCGGAACCCGGACACAATCTTCATCCTGGCCTTCGCCATCATCCTCCTCAACACGGACATGTACAGCCCCAACGTCAAGCCTGAGCGAAAGATGAAGTTAGAGGATTTTGTCAAAAACCTGAGAG GCGTGGATGACGGGGAGGACATCCCCAGGGAAATGTTGACAGGGATCTATGAGAGAATCAGGAAGAGGGAGCTCAAAACCAACGAGGACCACGTTTCTCAGGTTCAGAAAGTGGAGAAACTCATCGTGGGGAAGAAACCG ATTGGATCTCTCCACCATGGTATCGGATGT GTACTGTCCCTGCCCCACCGCAGGCTGGTGTGTTACTGCCGCCTGTTCGAAGTACCAGACCCCAACAAGCTCCAGAAGCTAGGCCTGCACCAGCGGGAGATCTTCCTGTTCAACGATCTTCTGGTG GTGACAAAGATTTTCCAGAAGAAGAAGAACTCTGTGACATACAGCTTCCGGCAGTCGTTCTCTCTGTATGGCATGCAGGTTTTGATGTTTGAGAACCAGT ATTACGGGAATGGGATCAGGCTTACATCAGCCATACCAGGTGCCGACATCAAAGTCCTCATCAACTTCAATGCGCCCAACCCACAGGACCGCAAGAAGTTTACCGACGACCTGCGCGAGTCCATCGCAGAGGTCCAGGAAATGGAGAAATACAGGATAGAGT CTGAGCTGGAGAAGCAGAAGGGCGTGGTGAGGCCCAGTATGTCCCAGAGCTCTGGGCTGAAAAAAGAGGCTGGCAATGGCAACATGAACCGTGCCAGCCTGGACGACAGCTACACCATGGGCGAGGGCCTGAAGAGGAGCGCCCTCAGCAGCTCCCTCCGTGACCTGTCCGAAGCAG GCAAGCGGGGGCGTCGCAGCAGTGCAGGATCACTAGACAGCAATATGGAA GGGTCCATCATTAGCAGCCCACACACGCGGCGGAGAGCTCACGCCCCGCGCGGCGAGGGCCCGCCCCGGGGCCCCCCCGTCAACCCCAACTCCTCGTCTCTCCTCGGGTCCCTCTTCGGCAGCAAGCGGGGGAAGCCTTCGTCCCAGATGCATCCTCCTCTGCCCGGTCACCCCACCCTGATTTCTCACATGCCACACCCGTCCAACCTCCACCACACAGCCCAGCAGGTGACCCAGGCCCAGCTCCACCACTCCCAGTACTGCCAGGTCCAGCAGAACCCCCCtccctaccaccaccaccaccactaccaccccCCGCCCCACACTCAGTACCACCAGCACCCGGCGGCATACGCCGCCTCCGCCCAAATGCATCAACACGTGCACCCCCACCCGCACGTTGTCGCACCACCGCACAGCCACGTCGCCCAACACAACCAGCATTCCCATCACGGCCCGCACTCCCAGCATGCACCCCCCCACCACAGTCAGCAGCAGGGCCCGGCGCCTGGCGGCCCCAAACCCAAACACAGCGGCATCAGCACTGTGGTGTGA
- the LOC105029144 gene encoding IQ motif and SEC7 domain-containing protein 1 isoform X4, with product MVDKIWRKSWQFIESRSSRRLKRKSLVEGDARPSEIDSGASYRGPVISPDRFEGPLYSHGVQPGPQRPPRRPKLQHSQSILRKQAEEEAIKRSRSLSEGYELSADLQDKQVEMLERKYGGRFITRHAARTIQTAFRQYQMNKNFERLRSSMSENRMSRRIVLSNMRMQFSFEGPEKVHSSYFEGKQVSLTDDGNPLGLVQSECGDMEVHHQANLASHPTSQNDLTDAITELEDAFSRQVKSLAESIDDALNCRSLQGDEGHDPEVLGCPEAEREVAYQVKPHRGTQGRMREDMMASYSDVTLFIDEEELSPSMGLSRGSGDQPSSIESDLRLRSANSSQDYWPLDPKDEGRDTDTSCRSTPSLECQEQRLRVDHLPLLTIEPPSDSSAEHSDRSDRSSIKRPPIYETHAGGHIVASSQASPKHISHGPPPRAQSRDEEAPLRHRHRALESHLAINGSANRQSKSESDFSDGDNDSVNSTSNSNDTINCSSESSSRDSLREQTLSKQTYHKETRNSWDSPVFSNDVIRKRHYRIGLNLFNKKPEKGIQYLTERGFVPDTPVGVAHFLLQRKGLSRQMIGEFLGNRQKQFNRDVLDCVVDEMDFSSMELDEALRKFQNHIRVQGEAQKVERLIEAYSQRYCICNPTVVRQFRNPDTIFILAFAIILLNTDMYSPNVKPERKMKLEDFVKNLRGVDDGEDIPREMLTGIYERIRKRELKTNEDHVSQVQKVEKLIVGKKPIGSLHHGIGCVLSLPHRRLVCYCRLFEVPDPNKLQKLGLHQREIFLFNDLLVVTKIFQKKKNSVTYSFRQSFSLYGMQVLMFENQYYGNGIRLTSAIPGADIKVLINFNAPNPQDRKKFTDDLRESIAEVQEMEKYRIESELEKQKGVVRPSMSQSSGLKKEAGNGNMNRASLDDSYTMGEGLKRSALSSSLRDLSEAGKRGRRSSAGSLDSNMEGSIISSPHTRRRAHAPRGEGPPRGPPVNPNSSSLLGSLFGSKRGKPSSQMHPPLPGHPTLISHMPHPSNLHHTAQQVTQAQLHHSQYCQVQQNPPPYHHHHHYHPPPHTQYHQHPAAYAASAQMHQHVHPHPHVVAPPHSHVAQHNQHSHHGPHSQHAPPHHSQQQGPAPGGPKPKHSGISTVV from the exons ATGGTGGACAAGATATGGAGGAAGAGTTGGCAGTTCATAGAAAGCCGGAGCTCTCGGCGTCTGAAGCGTAAGAGTCT CGTGGAGGGGGATGCAAGGCCCAGTGAGATTGACAGTGGAGCCAGCTACCGGGGCCCCGTGATCAGCCCTGACCGCTTTGAGGGCCCCCTCTACAGCCACGGGGTACAGCCGGGACCCCAGCGCCCCCCACGCAGGCCCAAGCTACAGCACTCTCAGTCCATCCTTCGCAAGCAAGCCGAGGAGGAGGCCATCAAAcgctctcgctcgctctctgaGGGCTATGAGCTCTCTGCTGACCTCCAGGACAAACAG GTGGAGATGCTGGAGCGTAAATATGGCGGACGCTTCATAACCCGGCATGCGGCCCGCACCATCCAGACAGCCTTCCGCCAGTACCAGATGAACAAGAACTTTGAACGTCTCCGGAGTTCTATGTCTGAGAACCGCATGTCCCGGCGCATCGTTCTGTCAAACATGAGAATGCAGTTCTCCTTCGAGGGCCCCGAGAAAGTCCACAGCTCCTACTTTGAGGGCAAACAGGTGTCCCTGACCGATGACGGGAACCCCCTGGGCTTGGTACAGTCTGAGTGCGGAGACATGGAGGTCCACCACCAGGCCAACCTGGCATCTCACCCCACCTCCCAGAACGACCTGACGGACGCCATCACGGAGCTGGAGGACGCCTTCTCCAGACAGGTAAAGTCGCTAGCCGAGTCGATCGACGATGCCCTGAACTGCCGCAGCCTTCAGGGAGACGAGGGTCATGACCCCGAGGTCCTGGGCTGCcctgaggcagagagggaggtggcCTATCAAGTGAAGCCTCACCGCGGGACGCAGGGGCGCATGCGAGAGGACATGATGGCATCCTACAGCGACGTGACGCTATTTATCGATGAGGAGGAGCTGTCTCCCTCAATGGGTCTGTCGCGGGGTTCAGGTGACCAGCCCTCCAGCATTGAGTCAGACCTCCGTCTGCGCTCTGCCAACTCCTCCCAGGACTATTGGCCCCTGGATCCCAAGGACGAGGGGCGTGACACGGACACCAGCTGCCGCAGCACGCCCTCTCTGGAGTGCCAGGAACAGCGGCTTAGGGTGGACCACCTCCCCCTCCTGACCATCGAGCCGCCTAGCGACAGCTCAGCCGAGCACAGCGACCGTTCGGACCGCAGCTCCATCAAACGCCCGCCCATCTACGAGACCCACGCGGGCGGCCACATCGTGGCGTCCTCCCAGGCTAGCCCTAAGCACATCTCCCACGGCCCGCCCCCGCGGGCGCAGTCACGGGACGAGGAGGCGCCCCTCCGCCACCGCCACCGGGCGCTGGAAAGCCACCTGGCCATTAACGGCTCGGCCAACCGGCAGAGCAAGTCCGAATCCGACTTCTCGGACGGGGACAACGACAGCGTCAACAGCACGTCCAACTCCAATGACACCATCAACTGTAGCTCCGAGTCGTCGTCCCGGGACAGCCTGAGGGAGCAGACGCTCAGCAAGCAGACGTACCACAAGGAGACGCGCAACAGCTGGGACTCGCCCGTCTTCAGCAACGACGTCATCCGCAAGAGGCACTACCGCATCGGCCTCAACCTCTTCAACAA gaaGCCAGAGAAAGGTATCCAGTACCTGACTGAGAGGGGTTTTGTCCCAGACACACCTGTGGGTGTGGCTCACTTCCTGCTTCAGAGGAAGGGCCTGAGCAGGCAGATGATTGGAGAGTTTCTGGGCAACAGGCAGAAACAGTTCAACAGAGACGTCCTGGA CTGTGTGGTGGATGAGATGGATTTCTCGTCAATGGAGCTGGACGAGGCACTGAGAAAGTTCCAGAACCATATCCGGGTCCAGGGAGAGGCCCAGAAGGTGGAGCGCCTCATTGAAGCCTACAG CCAACGCTACTGCATCTGTAACCCCACGGTGGTGCGACAGTTTCGGAACCCGGACACAATCTTCATCCTGGCCTTCGCCATCATCCTCCTCAACACGGACATGTACAGCCCCAACGTCAAGCCTGAGCGAAAGATGAAGTTAGAGGATTTTGTCAAAAACCTGAGAG GCGTGGATGACGGGGAGGACATCCCCAGGGAAATGTTGACAGGGATCTATGAGAGAATCAGGAAGAGGGAGCTCAAAACCAACGAGGACCACGTTTCTCAGGTTCAGAAAGTGGAGAAACTCATCGTGGGGAAGAAACCG ATTGGATCTCTCCACCATGGTATCGGATGT GTACTGTCCCTGCCCCACCGCAGGCTGGTGTGTTACTGCCGCCTGTTCGAAGTACCAGACCCCAACAAGCTCCAGAAGCTAGGCCTGCACCAGCGGGAGATCTTCCTGTTCAACGATCTTCTGGTG GTGACAAAGATTTTCCAGAAGAAGAAGAACTCTGTGACATACAGCTTCCGGCAGTCGTTCTCTCTGTATGGCATGCAGGTTTTGATGTTTGAGAACCAGT ATTACGGGAATGGGATCAGGCTTACATCAGCCATACCAGGTGCCGACATCAAAGTCCTCATCAACTTCAATGCGCCCAACCCACAGGACCGCAAGAAGTTTACCGACGACCTGCGCGAGTCCATCGCAGAGGTCCAGGAAATGGAGAAATACAGGATAGAGT CTGAGCTGGAGAAGCAGAAGGGCGTGGTGAGGCCCAGTATGTCCCAGAGCTCTGGGCTGAAAAAAGAGGCTGGCAATGGCAACATGAACCGTGCCAGCCTGGACGACAGCTACACCATGGGCGAGGGCCTGAAGAGGAGCGCCCTCAGCAGCTCCCTCCGTGACCTGTCCGAAGCAG GCAAGCGGGGGCGTCGCAGCAGTGCAGGATCACTAGACAGCAATATGGAA GGGTCCATCATTAGCAGCCCACACACGCGGCGGAGAGCTCACGCCCCGCGCGGCGAGGGCCCGCCCCGGGGCCCCCCCGTCAACCCCAACTCCTCGTCTCTCCTCGGGTCCCTCTTCGGCAGCAAGCGGGGGAAGCCTTCGTCCCAGATGCATCCTCCTCTGCCCGGTCACCCCACCCTGATTTCTCACATGCCACACCCGTCCAACCTCCACCACACAGCCCAGCAGGTGACCCAGGCCCAGCTCCACCACTCCCAGTACTGCCAGGTCCAGCAGAACCCCCCtccctaccaccaccaccaccactaccaccccCCGCCCCACACTCAGTACCACCAGCACCCGGCGGCATACGCCGCCTCCGCCCAAATGCATCAACACGTGCACCCCCACCCGCACGTTGTCGCACCACCGCACAGCCACGTCGCCCAACACAACCAGCATTCCCATCACGGCCCGCACTCCCAGCATGCACCCCCCCACCACAGTCAGCAGCAGGGCCCGGCGCCTGGCGGCCCCAAACCCAAACACAGCGGCATCAGCACTGTGGTGTGA
- the LOC105029144 gene encoding IQ motif and SEC7 domain-containing protein 1 isoform X2, with product MDKPSVWRAVVSSTDPRRPRSESSAPPGARSHPDRPGSAMSYRLYDIVEGDARPSEIDSGASYRGPVISPDRFEGPLYSHGVQPGPQRPPRRPKLQHSQSILRKQAEEEAIKRSRSLSEGYELSADLQDKQVEMLERKYGGRFITRHAARTIQTAFRQYQMNKNFERLRSSMSENRMSRRIVLSNMRMQFSFEGPEKVHSSYFEGKQVSLTDDGNPLGLVQSECGDMEVHHQANLASHPTSQNDLTDAITELEDAFSRQVKSLAESIDDALNCRSLQGDEGHDPEVLGCPEAEREVAYQVKPHRGTQGRMREDMMASYSDVTLFIDEEELSPSMGLSRGSGDQPSSIESDLRLRSANSSQDYWPLDPKDEGRDTDTSCRSTPSLECQEQRLRVDHLPLLTIEPPSDSSAEHSDRSDRSSIKRPPIYETHAGGHIVASSQASPKHISHGPPPRAQSRDEEAPLRHRHRALESHLAINGSANRQSKSESDFSDGDNDSVNSTSNSNDTINCSSESSSRDSLREQTLSKQTYHKETRNSWDSPVFSNDVIRKRHYRIGLNLFNKKPEKGIQYLTERGFVPDTPVGVAHFLLQRKGLSRQMIGEFLGNRQKQFNRDVLDCVVDEMDFSSMELDEALRKFQNHIRVQGEAQKVERLIEAYSQRYCICNPTVVRQFRNPDTIFILAFAIILLNTDMYSPNVKPERKMKLEDFVKNLRGVDDGEDIPREMLTGIYERIRKRELKTNEDHVSQVQKVEKLIVGKKPIGSLHHGIGCVLSLPHRRLVCYCRLFEVPDPNKLQKLGLHQREIFLFNDLLVVTKIFQKKKNSVTYSFRQSFSLYGMQVLMFENQYYGNGIRLTSAIPGADIKVLINFNAPNPQDRKKFTDDLRESIAEVQEMEKYRIESELEKQKGVVRPSMSQSSGLKKEAGNGNMNRASLDDSYTMGEGLKRSALSSSLRDLSEAGKRGRRSSAGSLDSNMEGSIISSPHTRRRAHAPRGEGPPRGPPVNPNSSSLLGSLFGSKRGKPSSQMHPPLPGHPTLISHMPHPSNLHHTAQQVTQAQLHHSQYCQVQQNPPPYHHHHHYHPPPHTQYHQHPAAYAASAQMHQHVHPHPHVVAPPHSHVAQHNQHSHHGPHSQHAPPHHSQQQGPAPGGPKPKHSGISTVV from the exons CGTGGAGGGGGATGCAAGGCCCAGTGAGATTGACAGTGGAGCCAGCTACCGGGGCCCCGTGATCAGCCCTGACCGCTTTGAGGGCCCCCTCTACAGCCACGGGGTACAGCCGGGACCCCAGCGCCCCCCACGCAGGCCCAAGCTACAGCACTCTCAGTCCATCCTTCGCAAGCAAGCCGAGGAGGAGGCCATCAAAcgctctcgctcgctctctgaGGGCTATGAGCTCTCTGCTGACCTCCAGGACAAACAG GTGGAGATGCTGGAGCGTAAATATGGCGGACGCTTCATAACCCGGCATGCGGCCCGCACCATCCAGACAGCCTTCCGCCAGTACCAGATGAACAAGAACTTTGAACGTCTCCGGAGTTCTATGTCTGAGAACCGCATGTCCCGGCGCATCGTTCTGTCAAACATGAGAATGCAGTTCTCCTTCGAGGGCCCCGAGAAAGTCCACAGCTCCTACTTTGAGGGCAAACAGGTGTCCCTGACCGATGACGGGAACCCCCTGGGCTTGGTACAGTCTGAGTGCGGAGACATGGAGGTCCACCACCAGGCCAACCTGGCATCTCACCCCACCTCCCAGAACGACCTGACGGACGCCATCACGGAGCTGGAGGACGCCTTCTCCAGACAGGTAAAGTCGCTAGCCGAGTCGATCGACGATGCCCTGAACTGCCGCAGCCTTCAGGGAGACGAGGGTCATGACCCCGAGGTCCTGGGCTGCcctgaggcagagagggaggtggcCTATCAAGTGAAGCCTCACCGCGGGACGCAGGGGCGCATGCGAGAGGACATGATGGCATCCTACAGCGACGTGACGCTATTTATCGATGAGGAGGAGCTGTCTCCCTCAATGGGTCTGTCGCGGGGTTCAGGTGACCAGCCCTCCAGCATTGAGTCAGACCTCCGTCTGCGCTCTGCCAACTCCTCCCAGGACTATTGGCCCCTGGATCCCAAGGACGAGGGGCGTGACACGGACACCAGCTGCCGCAGCACGCCCTCTCTGGAGTGCCAGGAACAGCGGCTTAGGGTGGACCACCTCCCCCTCCTGACCATCGAGCCGCCTAGCGACAGCTCAGCCGAGCACAGCGACCGTTCGGACCGCAGCTCCATCAAACGCCCGCCCATCTACGAGACCCACGCGGGCGGCCACATCGTGGCGTCCTCCCAGGCTAGCCCTAAGCACATCTCCCACGGCCCGCCCCCGCGGGCGCAGTCACGGGACGAGGAGGCGCCCCTCCGCCACCGCCACCGGGCGCTGGAAAGCCACCTGGCCATTAACGGCTCGGCCAACCGGCAGAGCAAGTCCGAATCCGACTTCTCGGACGGGGACAACGACAGCGTCAACAGCACGTCCAACTCCAATGACACCATCAACTGTAGCTCCGAGTCGTCGTCCCGGGACAGCCTGAGGGAGCAGACGCTCAGCAAGCAGACGTACCACAAGGAGACGCGCAACAGCTGGGACTCGCCCGTCTTCAGCAACGACGTCATCCGCAAGAGGCACTACCGCATCGGCCTCAACCTCTTCAACAA gaaGCCAGAGAAAGGTATCCAGTACCTGACTGAGAGGGGTTTTGTCCCAGACACACCTGTGGGTGTGGCTCACTTCCTGCTTCAGAGGAAGGGCCTGAGCAGGCAGATGATTGGAGAGTTTCTGGGCAACAGGCAGAAACAGTTCAACAGAGACGTCCTGGA CTGTGTGGTGGATGAGATGGATTTCTCGTCAATGGAGCTGGACGAGGCACTGAGAAAGTTCCAGAACCATATCCGGGTCCAGGGAGAGGCCCAGAAGGTGGAGCGCCTCATTGAAGCCTACAG CCAACGCTACTGCATCTGTAACCCCACGGTGGTGCGACAGTTTCGGAACCCGGACACAATCTTCATCCTGGCCTTCGCCATCATCCTCCTCAACACGGACATGTACAGCCCCAACGTCAAGCCTGAGCGAAAGATGAAGTTAGAGGATTTTGTCAAAAACCTGAGAG GCGTGGATGACGGGGAGGACATCCCCAGGGAAATGTTGACAGGGATCTATGAGAGAATCAGGAAGAGGGAGCTCAAAACCAACGAGGACCACGTTTCTCAGGTTCAGAAAGTGGAGAAACTCATCGTGGGGAAGAAACCG ATTGGATCTCTCCACCATGGTATCGGATGT GTACTGTCCCTGCCCCACCGCAGGCTGGTGTGTTACTGCCGCCTGTTCGAAGTACCAGACCCCAACAAGCTCCAGAAGCTAGGCCTGCACCAGCGGGAGATCTTCCTGTTCAACGATCTTCTGGTG GTGACAAAGATTTTCCAGAAGAAGAAGAACTCTGTGACATACAGCTTCCGGCAGTCGTTCTCTCTGTATGGCATGCAGGTTTTGATGTTTGAGAACCAGT ATTACGGGAATGGGATCAGGCTTACATCAGCCATACCAGGTGCCGACATCAAAGTCCTCATCAACTTCAATGCGCCCAACCCACAGGACCGCAAGAAGTTTACCGACGACCTGCGCGAGTCCATCGCAGAGGTCCAGGAAATGGAGAAATACAGGATAGAGT CTGAGCTGGAGAAGCAGAAGGGCGTGGTGAGGCCCAGTATGTCCCAGAGCTCTGGGCTGAAAAAAGAGGCTGGCAATGGCAACATGAACCGTGCCAGCCTGGACGACAGCTACACCATGGGCGAGGGCCTGAAGAGGAGCGCCCTCAGCAGCTCCCTCCGTGACCTGTCCGAAGCAG GCAAGCGGGGGCGTCGCAGCAGTGCAGGATCACTAGACAGCAATATGGAA GGGTCCATCATTAGCAGCCCACACACGCGGCGGAGAGCTCACGCCCCGCGCGGCGAGGGCCCGCCCCGGGGCCCCCCCGTCAACCCCAACTCCTCGTCTCTCCTCGGGTCCCTCTTCGGCAGCAAGCGGGGGAAGCCTTCGTCCCAGATGCATCCTCCTCTGCCCGGTCACCCCACCCTGATTTCTCACATGCCACACCCGTCCAACCTCCACCACACAGCCCAGCAGGTGACCCAGGCCCAGCTCCACCACTCCCAGTACTGCCAGGTCCAGCAGAACCCCCCtccctaccaccaccaccaccactaccaccccCCGCCCCACACTCAGTACCACCAGCACCCGGCGGCATACGCCGCCTCCGCCCAAATGCATCAACACGTGCACCCCCACCCGCACGTTGTCGCACCACCGCACAGCCACGTCGCCCAACACAACCAGCATTCCCATCACGGCCCGCACTCCCAGCATGCACCCCCCCACCACAGTCAGCAGCAGGGCCCGGCGCCTGGCGGCCCCAAACCCAAACACAGCGGCATCAGCACTGTGGTGTGA